From a single Collimonas pratensis genomic region:
- a CDS encoding heavy metal translocating P-type ATPase encodes MASCQHEHSDHPHDHHDHHGHQHGHAHSHDHAQADAGPAVSRAALADGAHEAVFLIQKMDCPTEEKLIRDRFRQIAGIEAMQFNLIQRELTVQHRLPSIDTLVATLKALDLEPALKSDTLTGAVGLAEGLGDGAFKISRKKWLLMAISGITAVGAEVVVWSGGQDSSWLVIGLALAAILTGGLDTLKKGWIALRNFSLNMNFLMSLAVIGAAVIGQWPEAAVVIFLFALAEMIEALSLDRARNAIKGLMAMAPDMATVQGADGEWRETATGEVRLAALIRVKPGARVPLDGLVTEGQTTINQAAITGESMPVAKQAGDQVFAGTINERGAFVYQVTALQANSTLARIIKSVQQAQGERAPTQRFVDQFARYYIPVVVLAAILVATLPPLLVGAAFYPWLYKALVLLVIACPCALVISTPVTVVSGLAAAAKHGILIKGGVYLEMGRKIKALALDKTGTLTQGKPRVTDVQLVQPVADADGRLLRQLQRQAASLAGRSDHPVSTAVVAHWQAAESLLEVSAFEALTGRGVQGKIGGEQFYLGNHRLVHEMNICSPALEARLSALESEGKTTVVLCSASQPLLILAVADTLRDTAPQAVAALRAIGVEAVMLTGDNAHTAQAIAAQVGISDARGDQLPQDKLAAINDLRTRFACVGMVGDGINDAPALAQADIGFAMGAAGSDTALETADVALMDDDLRKIPDFIRLSKKTYAVLMQNITLALGIKAIFLVLALSGEATLWMAVFADMGASLLVVFNGLRLLRALR; translated from the coding sequence ATGGCCAGTTGCCAGCATGAACATAGCGATCATCCCCACGATCATCATGACCATCACGGTCACCAGCATGGCCATGCCCACAGCCATGATCATGCACAGGCGGACGCCGGCCCGGCCGTCAGCCGCGCAGCCCTGGCCGATGGCGCGCACGAGGCCGTGTTCCTGATCCAGAAGATGGATTGCCCGACCGAGGAAAAGCTGATCCGCGACCGCTTCCGGCAGATAGCCGGCATCGAAGCCATGCAGTTCAACCTGATCCAGCGCGAGCTGACAGTCCAGCATCGTCTGCCCTCCATCGATACGCTGGTCGCCACCCTCAAGGCCCTGGATCTGGAGCCGGCGCTTAAATCGGATACGCTGACCGGCGCCGTCGGCCTTGCCGAAGGCCTGGGCGACGGCGCGTTCAAGATATCGCGCAAGAAATGGCTGCTGATGGCGATCTCCGGTATCACCGCGGTCGGTGCTGAAGTGGTGGTCTGGAGCGGCGGCCAGGATAGCTCGTGGCTGGTGATCGGCCTGGCGCTGGCCGCAATACTGACTGGCGGCCTCGATACGCTGAAGAAGGGCTGGATCGCGCTGCGCAATTTCTCGCTCAACATGAATTTCCTCATGTCGTTGGCGGTAATCGGCGCGGCAGTCATCGGCCAGTGGCCAGAAGCGGCGGTGGTGATTTTCCTGTTTGCGCTGGCGGAAATGATTGAAGCGCTATCGCTGGACCGCGCCCGCAACGCCATCAAGGGTTTGATGGCGATGGCGCCGGACATGGCGACGGTGCAAGGCGCCGACGGTGAATGGCGCGAAACAGCCACCGGCGAAGTCAGGCTGGCGGCGCTGATCCGCGTCAAGCCGGGCGCGCGCGTGCCGCTTGATGGCCTGGTGACGGAAGGACAAACCACCATCAACCAGGCGGCCATCACCGGCGAAAGCATGCCGGTCGCCAAGCAGGCCGGCGACCAGGTGTTTGCCGGCACCATCAACGAGCGCGGCGCGTTTGTCTACCAGGTCACCGCGCTGCAAGCCAATTCGACCCTGGCGCGCATCATCAAGAGCGTGCAGCAGGCCCAGGGCGAGCGCGCGCCGACCCAGCGCTTCGTCGACCAGTTCGCCCGCTATTACATTCCGGTGGTGGTCTTGGCGGCGATCCTGGTGGCGACCTTGCCGCCGCTGCTGGTGGGCGCGGCTTTCTATCCATGGCTGTACAAGGCGCTGGTGCTGCTGGTGATCGCCTGTCCGTGCGCACTGGTGATTTCCACCCCGGTAACTGTCGTCAGCGGCCTGGCGGCTGCGGCCAAGCACGGGATATTGATCAAGGGCGGGGTGTACCTGGAAATGGGGCGCAAGATCAAGGCCCTGGCGCTGGACAAGACCGGCACCCTGACCCAGGGCAAGCCACGGGTCACCGATGTGCAGCTGGTGCAGCCGGTGGCGGACGCCGATGGTCGCCTGTTGCGCCAGTTGCAGCGGCAGGCGGCCAGCCTGGCCGGTCGTTCCGATCATCCGGTATCGACCGCAGTGGTAGCGCATTGGCAGGCCGCTGAAAGCCTGCTGGAAGTCAGCGCTTTCGAAGCGCTGACCGGCCGTGGCGTGCAAGGCAAGATTGGCGGTGAACAGTTTTACCTGGGTAATCACCGGCTGGTGCATGAAATGAACATCTGCAGCCCGGCCCTGGAGGCGCGCCTGTCGGCGCTGGAGAGCGAAGGCAAGACCACCGTGGTGCTGTGCTCGGCGTCGCAGCCTTTGCTGATCCTGGCGGTGGCCGATACGTTGCGCGATACTGCGCCGCAAGCCGTGGCGGCGCTGCGCGCGATTGGCGTGGAAGCAGTGATGCTGACCGGCGACAATGCCCACACCGCGCAAGCCATCGCGGCCCAGGTCGGCATCAGTGATGCCCGCGGCGACCAGCTGCCGCAGGACAAGCTGGCAGCGATCAACGATCTGCGTACGCGCTTCGCCTGTGTCGGCATGGTGGGCGACGGCATCAACGATGCGCCGGCGCTGGCGCAAGCCGATATCGGCTTTGCCATGGGCGCGGCCGGCAGCGATACGGCGCTGGAAACCGCCGATGTGGCATTGATGGATGACGATCTGCGCAAGATTCCAGATTTTATCCGCCTCAGCAAAAAGACCTACGCCGTGCTGATGCAAAACATCACGCTGGCGCTCGGCATCAAGGCAATCTTCCTGGTGCTGGCGCTGAGCGGTGAGGCGACGTTGTGGATGGCGGTGTTCGCCGACATGGGCGCCAGCCTGCTGGTGGTGTTCAACGGTTTACGGCTGCTGCGGGCGTTACGCTGA
- the cadR gene encoding Cd(II)/Pb(II)-responsive transcriptional regulator gives MTATALKIGELATHAGCPVETIRYYEREGLLPLAARSQNNYRLYGQTHIERLQFIRHCRSLDMTLDEVRRLLQFRDLPEDNCAEVNTLLDHHIDHVAARIAELKALQTQLKQLRKQCQKTQAAKDCGILQGLASMDDDAPANLGSHGGGVH, from the coding sequence ATGACGGCTACTGCACTCAAGATCGGCGAACTGGCCACGCATGCCGGTTGCCCAGTGGAAACCATCCGCTATTACGAACGCGAAGGCCTGCTGCCGCTGGCGGCGCGCTCGCAAAACAATTACCGCTTGTACGGCCAGACGCATATCGAGCGCCTGCAGTTCATCCGCCATTGCCGCTCGCTCGACATGACGCTGGACGAAGTGCGCCGGCTGCTGCAATTCCGCGACCTGCCGGAAGACAACTGCGCGGAAGTAAATACCTTGCTGGATCACCATATCGACCACGTTGCCGCCCGCATCGCGGAACTGAAGGCGCTGCAGACCCAGCTGAAGCAATTGCGCAAGCAATGCCAGAAAACCCAGGCGGCCAAGGATTGCGGCATACTGCAGGGGCTGGCCAGCATGGATGATGATGCGCCCGCCAATCTCGGCAGCCATGGCGGCGGAGTACATTAA
- a CDS encoding LysR family transcriptional regulator, whose translation MNINSDDLRIFIAVVDCGTLSAAAEQLGQTTSGLSRALSRLEQKLATSLLTRTTRRMELTEEGHLFLEKARAIVTAMEEAEEAIQVRHQRPSGRLRVDASPPFMLHCVVPHIAEFRSNYPDITLELTSNDQNIDLLEQRTDIAIRHGALQDSMLHARRLGASALHIVASPGYLRQHGTPADADELKQHQLLGFTQPESLNIWPLRHQQDEQLGINPTLLASGGETIRQLALHGLGIACLSAFMVREDIARGTLIDILAPYNNGYRQQIHAVYYRNTQLARRISCFLDFLQLKL comes from the coding sequence ATGAATATCAATTCGGACGATCTGCGGATCTTCATCGCAGTGGTTGACTGCGGCACGCTCAGTGCCGCCGCCGAGCAGTTGGGTCAAACCACTTCGGGACTGAGCCGCGCGCTGTCGCGGCTGGAGCAGAAGCTGGCCACATCGCTGCTGACGCGCACCACGCGCCGCATGGAACTGACCGAAGAAGGCCATCTGTTTCTGGAAAAGGCGCGCGCTATCGTGACTGCGATGGAAGAGGCAGAAGAAGCGATCCAGGTGCGCCACCAAAGGCCGTCGGGACGGCTGCGGGTGGATGCGTCGCCACCATTCATGCTGCATTGCGTCGTGCCGCACATCGCAGAATTCCGCAGCAATTACCCTGACATCACGCTGGAACTCACCAGCAATGACCAGAACATCGATTTGCTGGAGCAGCGCACCGATATCGCCATCCGCCACGGCGCCTTGCAAGACTCGATGCTGCATGCACGCCGGCTGGGAGCGAGCGCGCTGCACATCGTCGCCAGCCCCGGCTACCTGCGCCAGCATGGCACACCGGCCGACGCCGACGAGCTCAAACAGCATCAGCTGCTCGGCTTCACCCAGCCCGAATCGCTGAATATCTGGCCCTTGCGCCACCAGCAGGATGAGCAGCTCGGCATCAACCCCACCCTGCTGGCGTCCGGCGGCGAAACCATACGCCAGTTGGCGCTGCACGGCCTGGGAATCGCCTGCCTGTCGGCGTTCATGGTGCGCGAAGATATCGCCCGCGGCACCCTGATCGACATCCTCGCACCCTATAACAACGGCTACCGTCAGCAGATTCACGCGGTGTATTACCGCAATACCCAGCTGGCGCGGCGCATCAGCTGCTTTCTCGATTTCCTGCAATTGAAATTGTGA
- a CDS encoding aldo/keto reductase: protein MKTQQLGSTGPQSSVIGLGCMGMSDLYGPADETESIATLHAAIDAGITLLDTGDFYGMGHNEMLIREALRSRKRDQVLLSVKFGAMRDPAGAWIGSDGRPEAVKNFLSYTLRRLGTDHIDIYRPARLDPNVPIEETVGAIADLVKAGYVRHIGLSEVGVQTIRRAQAVHPISDLQIEYSLVSRGIEAEILPVCRELGIGVTAYGVLSRGLISGHWNKDKTLTPGDFRSRSPRFSGDNLAHNLSLLDALRAIADSKQATVAQIAIAWVMSRGSDIVPLVGARRRDRLAESLGATNVQLSADDLARIETALPAGAIAGERYAPVMMAHLDSEHPHAG from the coding sequence ATGAAAACCCAACAACTAGGCAGTACCGGTCCGCAATCCTCTGTCATCGGCCTCGGCTGCATGGGCATGTCCGACCTGTACGGGCCGGCGGATGAAACGGAAAGCATCGCCACCCTGCATGCAGCAATCGATGCCGGCATTACTTTGCTGGACACCGGCGATTTCTACGGCATGGGCCACAACGAAATGCTGATCCGGGAGGCGCTGCGTAGCCGCAAGCGTGATCAGGTTTTGCTGAGCGTTAAATTCGGCGCCATGCGCGATCCAGCCGGCGCCTGGATCGGCAGCGACGGCCGTCCCGAAGCGGTGAAGAATTTCCTGTCCTACACCTTGCGCCGGCTGGGTACCGACCACATCGATATCTACCGTCCGGCCCGCCTCGATCCGAACGTGCCGATCGAGGAAACCGTGGGCGCCATCGCCGATCTGGTGAAGGCCGGCTATGTGCGTCATATCGGCTTGTCTGAAGTGGGAGTACAAACCATACGGCGGGCGCAGGCAGTGCATCCGATTTCGGATCTGCAGATCGAATACTCGCTGGTCTCGCGCGGCATCGAAGCCGAGATTCTGCCCGTGTGCCGCGAACTGGGGATAGGCGTGACCGCTTACGGTGTACTGTCGCGCGGTCTGATCAGCGGTCACTGGAACAAGGACAAGACGCTGACGCCTGGTGATTTCCGCAGCCGCAGTCCGCGTTTCAGCGGCGACAACCTGGCGCATAACCTGTCTCTTCTGGATGCCTTGCGCGCCATCGCCGACAGCAAGCAGGCCACCGTGGCGCAGATTGCCATCGCCTGGGTGATGTCGCGCGGTAGCGACATCGTGCCCCTGGTTGGCGCCCGCCGTCGTGATCGTCTGGCTGAATCGCTGGGGGCAACCAATGTTCAATTGAGCGCCGACGATCTGGCGCGCATAGAAACCGCGCTGCCGGCCGGCGCTATCGCCGGCGAACGTTATGCGCCGGTGATGATGGCGCATCTGGATAGTGAACATCCGCACGCCGGGTAG
- a CDS encoding LysR family transcriptional regulator — protein MDRIQTMQVFARVAELGSFSRAAEQLNLPAATVTNAVQALEKHLGVRLLQRTTRKVTLTDEGVTYLERCTQLLTEFEDVDALFQHEQLQPRGVVRVDLPERLAHQVVIPALPEFFALYPQLRLKLTATDRFIDLIGEAVDCVVRVGALSDSSLIGRRIGSLEQINCGARSYLERYGRPQTLSDLQHHRVVNFFSSRTGRDLGWEYMQDGEPRFLKLPGLISVASSDAYLASCSAGLGLIQAPRFGLEEWLASGEVEEVLPDFKPPPLPISVVYAHNKHLSPRVQVFVDWIGKLLAARYA, from the coding sequence ATGGACCGCATCCAGACCATGCAAGTCTTTGCAAGAGTGGCGGAGCTGGGCAGCTTCAGCCGTGCAGCAGAACAGCTGAATCTGCCGGCTGCGACTGTCACCAATGCGGTGCAGGCGCTGGAGAAGCACCTGGGTGTGCGACTGCTGCAGCGGACCACGCGCAAAGTGACACTTACCGACGAAGGCGTCACTTACCTCGAGCGTTGCACGCAATTATTAACCGAATTCGAAGATGTCGACGCCCTGTTCCAGCATGAACAGTTGCAGCCGCGCGGCGTGGTCCGGGTCGACCTGCCGGAGCGGCTGGCACATCAGGTGGTGATTCCGGCGCTGCCGGAGTTTTTCGCGCTCTATCCGCAGCTGCGGCTCAAGCTGACCGCCACCGACCGTTTTATCGACCTGATCGGCGAAGCGGTCGATTGCGTGGTGCGGGTCGGCGCACTCAGCGATTCCAGCCTGATCGGCCGCCGCATCGGCAGCCTGGAGCAGATCAACTGCGGCGCCAGGTCGTATCTGGAGCGCTACGGCAGACCGCAAACCTTGAGCGATCTGCAGCATCACAGGGTGGTGAATTTTTTTTCCAGCCGCACCGGCCGTGATCTCGGCTGGGAATACATGCAGGATGGCGAGCCGCGTTTCCTGAAACTGCCGGGCTTGATTTCAGTGGCCAGTTCCGATGCCTACCTGGCCAGTTGCAGCGCCGGGCTGGGGTTGATACAGGCGCCGCGCTTTGGCCTGGAAGAGTGGCTGGCGAGCGGCGAAGTGGAAGAAGTGCTGCCGGATTTCAAACCGCCGCCGCTACCGATATCCGTGGTGTACGCCCACAACAAACATCTGTCGCCGCGGGTGCAGGTGTTTGTCGACTGGATCGGGAAATTGCTGGCGGCGCGTTACGCTTAG
- a CDS encoding DUF885 domain-containing protein, which yields MRKIVFVLTLILALTPFSYAATPQQQLNALFDSDWQWSLRTAPEMATAVGDNRYNDRLSDVSPAASLAANAHQEKMLAQAVRIDRSKLSGQDLLSYDLFIYEKKKNIQAAGFYPYNPSPLTQLSGVQFDFPQLVAQTPFNDAKDYRNYLARLRALPKYVDGVIAQLQQGVKSGWVAPKVTMSVVPGQLQEFVAKLDSSPLAAPFKDMPASIPAAQRAQLARQGQQLLQQDIAPAFRKLDAYVSNTYLPACRDSIAASSLPGGPAYYAYKVRENTTTSMTPQEIHQIGVQEVARIQAEMKLVMQQTGFTGTFAEFITFLNTDPRFYFTKREDLLAGYKEIIKTSSAQLPRFFADIPKAPVDVKAVPDVGAENQAGAYYEPGTPDGSRPGYFFANLSKLETRPKWEMETLTLHESIPGHHLQTARAQEIKGLPAFRRFGWYVAFGEGWALYAESLGGEMGFYTDPYSKFGHLNDELFRAARLVVDTGMHALGWSRQQAIDYMNVNTANPPHDNQVEIDRYIVDPGQALGYKIGQLKIKALREKAQMALGAKFDLRRFNNAVIDNGALPLEMLETQIDGWIAQQASIK from the coding sequence ATGCGTAAAATCGTTTTTGTTCTTACTCTAATACTCGCACTCACGCCATTCAGCTACGCGGCAACCCCTCAACAACAACTCAACGCACTATTCGATAGCGACTGGCAATGGAGCTTGCGCACTGCGCCGGAGATGGCGACCGCCGTCGGCGACAATCGCTATAACGATCGTTTGTCGGACGTTTCCCCGGCCGCCAGCCTGGCCGCCAACGCACATCAGGAGAAGATGCTGGCGCAAGCCGTGCGCATCGACCGCAGCAAGCTGAGCGGCCAGGATCTGCTTTCCTACGATCTATTCATCTACGAAAAGAAAAAAAATATCCAGGCCGCCGGTTTCTATCCCTACAATCCGTCGCCGCTGACGCAGTTGAGCGGCGTCCAGTTCGACTTTCCGCAACTGGTGGCGCAGACGCCGTTCAACGACGCCAAGGATTACCGCAATTATCTGGCGCGCCTGCGGGCGTTGCCGAAATACGTCGATGGCGTGATCGCGCAATTGCAACAGGGCGTCAAGTCCGGCTGGGTGGCGCCCAAGGTCACCATGAGCGTAGTGCCCGGACAGTTGCAGGAATTCGTCGCCAAGCTGGATAGCAGTCCTCTGGCCGCGCCGTTCAAGGATATGCCGGCATCGATTCCGGCGGCGCAGCGCGCGCAACTGGCACGCCAGGGGCAGCAACTGTTGCAGCAGGATATCGCGCCGGCTTTCCGCAAGCTTGATGCCTATGTCAGCAACACCTACCTGCCGGCCTGCCGCGATAGCATTGCCGCTTCCAGCCTGCCTGGCGGTCCGGCCTACTATGCCTACAAGGTCAGGGAAAACACCACCACCAGCATGACGCCGCAGGAAATCCACCAGATCGGCGTGCAGGAAGTGGCGCGCATCCAGGCCGAAATGAAGCTGGTGATGCAGCAGACCGGATTTACCGGCACGTTCGCGGAATTCATCACTTTCCTGAATACCGACCCGCGCTTTTATTTCACCAAGCGGGAAGACCTGCTGGCCGGCTACAAGGAGATCATCAAGACGTCATCGGCACAGTTGCCGCGCTTCTTTGCCGATATTCCCAAGGCGCCGGTCGATGTCAAAGCGGTGCCTGACGTTGGCGCGGAAAACCAGGCCGGCGCCTATTACGAACCGGGCACGCCTGACGGTTCGCGCCCGGGATATTTCTTCGCCAACCTGTCGAAGCTGGAGACACGGCCGAAATGGGAAATGGAAACCCTTACCCTGCACGAGTCCATACCTGGCCATCATCTGCAGACTGCGCGGGCGCAGGAAATCAAAGGCTTGCCGGCGTTCCGCCGCTTTGGCTGGTATGTCGCTTTCGGCGAGGGCTGGGCTTTGTATGCGGAAAGTCTGGGCGGTGAAATGGGTTTCTATACCGACCCCTACTCGAAATTCGGCCACCTCAACGATGAGCTGTTCCGCGCGGCGCGGCTGGTGGTGGATACCGGCATGCACGCACTCGGCTGGAGCCGCCAGCAAGCGATCGATTACATGAATGTGAACACCGCCAATCCGCCGCATGACAACCAGGTGGAAATCGACCGCTACATCGTCGATCCAGGCCAGGCGCTGGGTTACAAGATCGGCCAGTTGAAGATCAAGGCGTTGCGCGAAAAGGCGCAGATGGCATTGGGCGCCAAGTTCGATTTGCGGCGCTTCAATAATGCTGTGATCGACAACGGTGCGTTGCCGCTGGAGATGCTGGAGACGCAGATCGACGGCTGGATTGCGCAGCAGGCTTCGATCAAGTAA
- a CDS encoding GGDEF domain-containing protein yields the protein MSLNRLFGLISLLLMLLFLTLAGIIVDGEWKVYQRSTESIPAIRKLHLALQVEEKLIAERGVSNFLLQQDFSEDRAMHGKLAPVRAASDRSLRNLRQALQERPGPWLAPVMADLLLTEQRLAATRTDMDALAARPKEQRDPEAAAAAIAMIPSTLDTFAPVVAALSSIAIQVDQQFHDGVDSAQLATNLRNVAGQMVSTLTAPVVAQRPLTAQERYTFAKLSGQVDQLYGVIEMQLRAYSHKPEFKTALQSIREGPLGDGLDLLTKLFVIGRSSGGYDLTPDQMIASYVPKMAAISRLRDLIVMDMIREAEQRNLKARYFLLATVGLATLALGVFFLLLRVIRRRVLRPILEATDLFVSLANERLITSIPAPRYDDEIGDMMRAIHVLKAHSQERICLGKEREEMIAQLQAASDTDFLTGLLNRRAFFAQGEQQFGIAQRYRRQLALILMDVDHFKAVNDQHGHLAGDQVLCKVAELSRRCRRKVDLLARYGGEEFLLLLPEIDLEQGRAVAEKLRVEIGACDFQLDDGVSLRISASFGVVAFEHDDTLESLIVRADQALYKAKDGGRNRVMALPREPGQDAGGRGQDGEGWARADEPAKLSAVSIEK from the coding sequence ATGTCACTAAATCGCTTATTTGGGCTAATTTCCCTATTGCTGATGCTGCTGTTCCTGACGCTCGCCGGCATCATTGTCGATGGCGAATGGAAGGTGTACCAACGCAGTACGGAAAGCATACCCGCGATCAGAAAACTGCACCTGGCGCTGCAGGTGGAAGAGAAGCTGATCGCCGAACGCGGGGTGAGTAATTTCCTGCTGCAGCAAGATTTTTCGGAAGACAGGGCAATGCACGGCAAGCTGGCGCCGGTGCGGGCCGCCAGCGATCGCTCGCTACGCAATCTGCGACAGGCTTTGCAGGAACGGCCCGGCCCTTGGCTGGCACCGGTGATGGCGGACCTGCTGCTGACAGAGCAGAGGCTGGCTGCGACGCGCACGGATATGGACGCGCTGGCGGCACGGCCAAAGGAGCAGCGCGATCCGGAAGCAGCCGCTGCCGCCATCGCCATGATCCCGAGTACCCTGGATACTTTTGCGCCGGTGGTCGCGGCTCTTTCCAGCATCGCCATCCAAGTGGATCAGCAGTTCCACGACGGTGTGGACAGCGCACAACTTGCCACCAATCTGCGCAATGTCGCCGGCCAGATGGTCTCTACCCTTACTGCACCAGTGGTCGCTCAACGACCGCTGACGGCGCAGGAAAGATACACATTCGCTAAACTCTCCGGGCAGGTCGATCAACTGTATGGCGTGATCGAAATGCAACTGCGCGCATATAGCCACAAGCCGGAGTTCAAAACAGCATTGCAGTCGATTCGTGAAGGTCCCCTGGGTGACGGGCTTGATCTTCTGACGAAGCTGTTTGTCATTGGACGCAGCTCAGGAGGCTATGACTTGACTCCGGACCAAATGATCGCCAGCTATGTGCCGAAGATGGCGGCGATTTCCCGCCTGCGCGATCTGATCGTCATGGACATGATTCGTGAGGCCGAGCAGCGTAACCTGAAGGCGCGTTATTTCTTGCTGGCGACCGTCGGCCTGGCAACTCTGGCCCTGGGAGTTTTTTTTCTGCTGCTGCGAGTGATACGGCGGCGTGTCCTCAGACCGATCCTCGAGGCTACCGATTTATTCGTTTCCCTGGCCAACGAGCGCTTGATTACCAGCATTCCGGCGCCGCGCTACGACGATGAAATCGGCGACATGATGCGCGCGATCCATGTATTGAAAGCGCACAGCCAAGAGAGAATTTGCCTTGGAAAAGAACGCGAAGAGATGATTGCGCAGTTGCAGGCCGCATCGGACACGGATTTCCTGACCGGGCTGCTGAACCGGCGTGCTTTTTTTGCACAAGGGGAGCAGCAATTCGGCATTGCCCAGCGTTATCGGCGGCAGCTGGCCTTGATCCTGATGGATGTTGATCATTTCAAGGCCGTCAACGATCAGCACGGCCATCTGGCTGGTGACCAGGTGCTCTGCAAAGTGGCTGAACTGAGCAGGCGCTGCCGGCGCAAGGTCGATTTGTTGGCGCGTTACGGCGGCGAAGAATTTTTGCTGCTGCTGCCTGAAATCGACCTGGAACAAGGGCGGGCCGTCGCGGAGAAGCTGCGCGTTGAGATCGGAGCCTGCGATTTCCAGCTGGATGACGGCGTCTCTCTCAGGATCAGCGCCAGTTTCGGCGTGGTCGCCTTTGAGCATGACGATACGCTGGAGAGCCTGATTGTGCGTGCCGACCAGGCCTTGTACAAAGCCAAGGACGGCGGCCGGAATAGAGTCATGGCCTTGCCGCGCGAGCCCGGGCAAGACGCCGGCGGCAGGGGGCAGGATGGCGAAGGCTGGGCGCGCGCCGACGAACCAGCAAAGCTGTCGGCGGTTTCCATTGAGAAATGA
- a CDS encoding glycosyltransferase family 4 protein: MRVLHFYKTYQSESYGGIAQTIFQLCKCSSASGVESEVLTLSEAPEPAELMYHGHLVHRVKQDLQIASTGFSLSAIRRFAQLAEDFDLVHYHFPWPFMDLAHFVTRMNKPSVVTYHSDIVRYKVLLQLYRPLMHRFLSSVDAIVATSPNYLQTSSVLAGYKEKTQVIPIGLDKSSYPTPSEAVMEQWRQRIGGRFFLFVGAIRYYKGLHILLDAAHGTDYPIVIVGAGPIEKELKRHAAELGLNNVIFLGIVNDEDKVALLRQCYALVFPSHLRSEAFGISLLEGAMYGKPMISSEIGTGTSYINNHGETGLVVPPSDPAAFRAAMQQLWNNPDQAQAMGVRAQARYQKLFTARVMGESYATLYRDVLAMRGVTEQQVSLGA; encoded by the coding sequence ATGCGAGTTCTTCATTTTTATAAGACCTACCAGTCCGAATCCTATGGCGGCATCGCGCAGACCATATTTCAGTTGTGCAAGTGCTCGTCCGCCAGCGGTGTTGAAAGCGAAGTGCTGACCCTGAGCGAAGCACCGGAGCCGGCCGAACTGATGTACCACGGGCACCTGGTGCACCGGGTCAAGCAGGATCTGCAGATTGCCTCCACCGGCTTTTCCCTGTCGGCGATCAGGCGCTTCGCCCAGCTGGCGGAGGATTTCGACCTGGTGCACTACCATTTTCCCTGGCCGTTCATGGACCTGGCGCATTTCGTCACGCGCATGAACAAGCCGAGCGTGGTCACCTATCATTCCGATATCGTGCGCTACAAAGTGCTGCTGCAGCTGTATCGGCCTTTGATGCATCGTTTCCTGAGCAGCGTCGACGCGATCGTGGCGACCTCGCCGAACTACCTGCAAACCAGTTCGGTGCTGGCGGGTTACAAGGAAAAGACCCAGGTCATTCCGATCGGCCTTGATAAAAGCAGTTATCCGACGCCGTCCGAAGCCGTGATGGAGCAATGGCGGCAGCGCATAGGCGGCCGCTTCTTCCTGTTCGTCGGTGCTATCCGTTACTACAAAGGCTTGCACATCCTGCTGGATGCAGCACACGGCACCGATTATCCGATCGTGATCGTCGGCGCCGGCCCGATCGAAAAGGAGCTCAAGCGGCACGCCGCCGAGCTAGGTTTGAACAATGTGATCTTCCTCGGCATCGTCAACGATGAAGACAAGGTCGCGCTGCTGCGGCAATGCTACGCCCTGGTTTTTCCATCGCACCTGCGCTCGGAAGCTTTTGGCATCTCTTTGCTGGAGGGCGCGATGTATGGCAAGCCGATGATTTCCAGCGAAATCGGCACCGGCACCAGTTATATCAACAACCACGGCGAAACCGGGCTGGTGGTGCCTCCCAGCGATCCCGCTGCTTTCAGGGCCGCGATGCAACAGCTATGGAATAACCCGGACCAGGCGCAGGCCATGGGGGTGCGTGCGCAAGCGCGTTACCAGAAATTGTTTACGGCGCGGGTGATGGGTGAGAGTTATGCCACGCTGTATCGCGATGTGCTGGCGATGCGTGGGGTGACAGAGCAGCAGGTGAGCCTGGGCGCTTGA